The following are from one region of the Pseudohongiella spirulinae genome:
- the gspF gene encoding type II secretion system inner membrane protein GspF encodes MASFRYTALNTEARTVKGMLEADSERQVRSQLRTMRLKPLAITKTSVSSSAAGSVPVWLRPRRRLSVSQLSLISRQLASLVQSGMPLDEALQISARQASNMHVKDILSQVRSRVMEGHTLAQAMAEHPGAFDRMYCAMVRAGESAGYLGQVLEQLAQYAESSQQSSQKIKMAMIYPLVLMGVSVLVVILLMTFVVPRLVSMFATSGRELPMLTQLLIGASEFLTSVWALVTLVALISLLALFRFWLQKPANRLRWHGWLLSLPVLSHTFRQMDTARFASTLAILLGSGVPLLESVRIAGQVLDNEVLRRSAEQVAVSVQEGGSFSKSLRQSDEFPPLLVQMAASGEANGTLAKQLAYAADNQERELSARIGTTMALLEPLTIVIMGGLVTLIMLAVLLPIFDINTLI; translated from the coding sequence ATGGCCTCATTTCGTTACACGGCGCTGAATACAGAGGCCAGGACTGTGAAAGGCATGTTGGAGGCTGACTCTGAGCGGCAGGTTCGCTCTCAGCTTCGCACGATGCGCCTGAAACCTCTCGCAATTACCAAAACATCAGTCTCTTCATCGGCGGCTGGCAGTGTACCGGTGTGGCTCAGGCCCCGACGTCGTCTGTCTGTCTCTCAGTTGTCCCTGATCAGTCGACAATTGGCGTCCCTGGTGCAATCCGGCATGCCACTGGATGAAGCACTGCAGATCAGCGCCCGGCAGGCCAGTAATATGCACGTCAAGGATATCCTGTCGCAGGTTCGCTCGCGGGTGATGGAAGGCCACACTTTGGCCCAGGCTATGGCAGAGCACCCCGGTGCGTTTGATCGTATGTACTGCGCCATGGTTCGCGCTGGCGAGTCAGCCGGATACCTTGGGCAGGTACTGGAACAGTTGGCTCAGTATGCGGAGTCCAGCCAGCAATCCAGCCAGAAAATAAAAATGGCCATGATTTACCCATTGGTGCTGATGGGAGTCAGTGTGCTGGTTGTCATTTTATTGATGACCTTTGTAGTGCCGCGCCTGGTCAGTATGTTTGCCACATCTGGCCGTGAGCTACCCATGCTGACGCAGCTTCTGATTGGCGCCAGTGAATTTCTGACTTCGGTCTGGGCACTGGTGACTCTGGTCGCTTTGATATCGTTGCTGGCGCTGTTCAGGTTCTGGTTGCAGAAGCCTGCGAATCGCCTGCGATGGCATGGTTGGCTGCTCAGCTTGCCCGTGCTCAGTCATACCTTCCGGCAGATGGACACCGCACGGTTTGCTTCCACATTGGCGATTCTGCTGGGCAGCGGTGTGCCGCTGCTGGAATCGGTGCGCATTGCCGGTCAGGTGCTGGACAACGAGGTGCTGCGTCGCAGTGCTGAACAGGTAGCTGTCAGCGTTCAGGAAGGCGGCAGCTTCAGCAAAAGTCTCAGGCAGAGCGACGAGTTTCCGCCCTTGTTGGTGCAGATGGCTGCAAGCGGCGAGGCTAACGGGACGCTGGCCAAACAGCTGGCTTATGCTGCAGATAATCAGGAACGTGAACTCAGTGCCCGAATCGGTACTACCATGGCGCTGCTGGAACCGCTCACGATTGTCATTATGGGTGGACTGGTCACCCTGATCATGCTGGCGGTATTGCTGCCCATTTTCGATATTAATACTCTGATATAA